The proteins below come from a single Oryzomicrobium terrae genomic window:
- a CDS encoding YkgJ family cysteine cluster protein, with the protein MLMGDDDVPEPLTEQDAWGGWVMARLDDGWCAALDRDTMLCRIYERRPFICREFALGESDCLAERAQLEPLQG; encoded by the coding sequence ATGCTGATGGGCGACGACGACGTGCCCGAACCACTCACCGAGCAGGATGCCTGGGGCGGCTGGGTGATGGCCCGCCTCGACGACGGCTGGTGCGCAGCCCTGGACCGGGACACCATGCTCTGCCGCATCTACGAGCGGCGCCCGTTCATCTGCCGCGAGTTTGCGCTGGGGGAGAGCGATTGTCTGGCGGAGCGGGCACAGTTGGAGCCGTTGCAGGGGTGA
- the fdx gene encoding ISC system 2Fe-2S type ferredoxin, producing MTQIIVLPHGELCPEGALIDAEPGQTICEVLLKHDIEIEHACEMSCACTTCHVVIREGFESLGEADETEEDLLDKAWGLEPTSRLSCQAKVGDTPLTVEIPRYSINMAKEGHR from the coding sequence ATGACCCAGATCATCGTCCTGCCCCACGGGGAACTGTGCCCGGAAGGGGCCCTCATCGACGCCGAACCCGGCCAGACCATTTGCGAAGTGCTGCTCAAGCACGACATCGAGATCGAGCACGCCTGCGAGATGTCCTGCGCCTGCACCACCTGCCACGTGGTGATCCGCGAAGGCTTCGAGAGCCTGGGTGAGGCCGACGAAACCGAGGAAGACCTGCTCGACAAGGCCTGGGGCCTGGAGCCCACCTCGCGTCTGTCCTGTCAGGCCAAGGTGGGCGATACCCCGCTGACGGTGGAAATCCCCCGTTACTCGATCAACATGGCCAAGGAAGGACACCGGTGA
- the hscB gene encoding Fe-S protein assembly co-chaperone HscB, whose product MDLSANYFALFELPTTFELDRSALDSRYRVLQAEVHPDRFAGSTDAERRRSMQWATRVNEGYRVLRRPLERARYLLELHGHDVDAERNTAMAPEFLMEQMEWREGVMEARIAGDLAALEDIHRRLKHTLAERYDELGALIDQQSAYIEAADKVRELMFLEKLLTEVDDALADLEDA is encoded by the coding sequence ATGGATCTGAGCGCCAACTACTTCGCCCTGTTCGAGTTGCCGACTACTTTCGAGCTGGACCGGTCGGCCCTCGACAGCCGCTACCGGGTGCTGCAGGCCGAGGTCCATCCGGATCGCTTCGCCGGCAGCACCGACGCCGAACGGCGCCGTTCGATGCAGTGGGCCACCCGGGTCAACGAAGGCTACCGGGTGCTGCGTCGCCCGCTGGAGCGGGCCCGCTATCTGCTCGAACTGCACGGCCATGACGTGGATGCGGAACGCAACACCGCCATGGCGCCGGAGTTCCTCATGGAGCAGATGGAGTGGCGTGAAGGGGTGATGGAGGCTCGCATTGCCGGCGATCTCGCCGCCCTGGAAGACATCCATCGCCGTCTCAAGCACACCCTGGCCGAACGCTACGACGAGCTGGGGGCGTTGATCGACCAGCAATCCGCTTACATCGAGGCTGCGGACAAGGTCCGCGAATTGATGTTTCTGGAAAAACTGCTGACCGAGGTAGACGACGCTCTGGCCGATCTGGAAGACGCCTGA
- the cysE gene encoding serine O-acetyltransferase: MFKRMREDIRSVFDRDPAARSVWEVLTCYPGMHAVWMHRIAHWFWGHRLRWLARFTSHLARFFTGIEIHPGATIGRRFFIDHGMGVVIGETALIGDDVTLYHGVTLGGTSWNKGKRHPTLENGVVVGAGAMILGPITIGAGAKVGSNAVVVKEVPAGGTAVGNPARVVLREEGDKDKARMEMAQQMGFSAYAVGRTEDDPLTKAIHGLLDHAVETDRRLALLIARLEQMGLSAEEALETADKFDPKYLSKIVD, from the coding sequence ATGTTCAAGCGCATGCGCGAAGACATCCGTTCCGTATTCGACCGCGACCCGGCCGCCCGCTCGGTGTGGGAGGTGCTGACCTGCTATCCGGGCATGCACGCGGTGTGGATGCACCGGATCGCACATTGGTTCTGGGGGCATCGCCTGCGTTGGCTGGCGCGCTTCACCTCGCACTTGGCGCGCTTTTTCACGGGCATCGAGATCCACCCCGGCGCCACCATCGGCCGGCGCTTCTTCATCGACCACGGCATGGGTGTGGTCATTGGCGAGACGGCCCTGATCGGCGACGACGTGACCCTCTATCACGGCGTCACGCTAGGCGGCACCTCGTGGAACAAGGGCAAGCGCCATCCCACCCTGGAAAACGGGGTGGTGGTGGGGGCCGGCGCCATGATCCTCGGCCCGATCACCATTGGCGCAGGTGCCAAGGTTGGCTCCAACGCGGTGGTGGTCAAGGAAGTCCCCGCCGGTGGTACCGCCGTGGGTAATCCGGCCCGGGTGGTGCTGCGTGAGGAGGGCGACAAGGACAAGGCGCGCATGGAGATGGCCCAGCAAATGGGCTTCTCCGCCTACGCCGTGGGGCGCACCGAGGACGATCCCCTGACCAAGGCCATCCATGGTCTGCTCGACCACGCGGTGGAAACCGACCGCCGTCTTGCCTTGCTGATCGCCCGTCTGGAGCAGATGGGCCTGTCGGCGGAAGAGGCCTTGGAGACGGCCGACAAGTTCGATCCCAAATACCTGAGTAAAATAGTTGACTAA
- a CDS encoding inositol monophosphatase family protein, with product MHPALNIAIKAARRAGQIINRASMDLDRIQVATKRPKDFVTEVDQAAEAAILEVLKEAYPNYGILAEETGATPGKGAQGEEFQWIIDPLDGTTNFIHGFPQYAVSIALAHQGVVTQAVVYDPNRNELFTATRGRGAFLNDRRIRVSNRVKLSETLIGTGFPFRTFDHADAYLNIFREITEKTAGVRRPGAAALDLAYVACGRLDGFWEFGLAPWDSAAGSLLILEAGGLISDLAGEGNFLDSGNVVAGNPKVFGQLLPIIQAHRGDRLPA from the coding sequence ATGCATCCAGCCCTGAATATCGCCATCAAGGCGGCGCGCCGCGCCGGTCAGATCATCAACCGTGCCTCCATGGACCTGGACCGTATCCAGGTGGCCACCAAGCGCCCCAAGGATTTCGTCACCGAGGTGGACCAGGCAGCCGAAGCGGCCATCCTGGAAGTCCTGAAAGAGGCGTATCCGAATTACGGAATTCTAGCAGAAGAGACCGGCGCCACTCCCGGCAAAGGCGCCCAGGGCGAGGAATTCCAGTGGATCATCGATCCCCTGGACGGCACCACCAACTTCATCCACGGCTTTCCCCAGTACGCCGTGTCCATCGCCCTGGCCCACCAGGGCGTGGTCACCCAGGCCGTGGTGTACGACCCCAACCGCAACGAGCTGTTCACCGCCACCCGCGGCCGCGGCGCCTTCCTCAACGACCGGCGCATCCGCGTCTCCAACCGGGTCAAGCTGTCCGAAACCCTGATCGGCACCGGCTTCCCCTTCCGCACCTTCGACCATGCGGACGCCTACCTGAACATCTTCCGCGAAATCACCGAAAAGACCGCCGGCGTACGCCGCCCGGGCGCCGCTGCCCTGGACCTGGCCTACGTCGCCTGCGGCCGCCTCGACGGTTTCTGGGAATTTGGCCTGGCCCCCTGGGACAGCGCAGCCGGCTCCCTGCTCATTCTCGAAGCCGGCGGGCTAATTTCCGACCTGGCCGGCGAAGGCAACTTCCTCGACAGCGGCAACGTGGTCGCCGGCAACCCCAAGGTGTTCGGCCAACTGCTGCCGATCATCCAGGCCCATCGCGGCGATCGCCTGCCCGCCTGA
- the iscU gene encoding Fe-S cluster assembly scaffold IscU, whose amino-acid sequence MAYSVKVLDHYENPRNVGSFTKDEEGVGTGMVGAPACGDVMKLQIKVGKDGVIEDAKFKTYGCGSAIASSSLVTEWVKGKSLDEALEIKNTQIAEELALPPVKIHCSILAEDAIKAAVADYKKKQDDK is encoded by the coding sequence ATGGCATACAGCGTAAAAGTGCTGGATCACTACGAAAACCCCCGCAACGTCGGCTCCTTCACCAAGGACGAAGAAGGCGTCGGCACCGGCATGGTGGGTGCTCCCGCCTGCGGCGACGTGATGAAGCTGCAAATCAAGGTGGGCAAGGACGGCGTCATCGAAGATGCCAAGTTCAAGACCTACGGCTGCGGTTCCGCCATTGCCTCCAGCTCCCTGGTGACCGAATGGGTCAAGGGCAAGAGCCTGGACGAGGCCCTCGAGATCAAGAACACCCAGATCGCCGAGGAACTGGCCCTGCCGCCGGTGAAGATCCACTGCTCCATCCTCGCCGAGGACGCCATCAAGGCGGCCGTGGCCGACTACAAGAAGAAGCAGGACGACAAGTAA
- the iscA gene encoding iron-sulfur cluster assembly protein IscA yields the protein MAITLTENAAKHVTGFLSKRGKGVGLRLGVRTSGCSGMAYKLEFVDELGDEDQVFESHGVKVVIDPKSLPYLDGTELDYAKEGLNEGFKFNNPNVKDQCGCGESFKV from the coding sequence ATGGCTATCACTCTCACTGAAAACGCCGCCAAGCACGTCACCGGTTTTCTCAGCAAGCGCGGCAAGGGCGTCGGCCTGCGCCTGGGCGTGCGTACCAGCGGCTGTTCCGGCATGGCCTACAAGCTGGAATTCGTCGACGAGCTGGGTGACGAGGATCAGGTGTTCGAGAGCCATGGCGTCAAGGTGGTGATCGATCCGAAGAGCCTGCCCTACCTGGACGGCACCGAGCTCGACTACGCCAAGGAAGGTCTCAACGAGGGGTTCAAGTTCAACAACCCCAACGTCAAGGATCAGTGCGGCTGCGGCGAAAGCTTCAAAGTCTGA
- a CDS encoding RNA methyltransferase, which produces MNTVLTPLLPSPGPVEAALARIRIVLCRPSHPGNIGAAARAMKTMGLTRLVLVSPKSFPDEEATTRAAGSQDVLEAAHVCATLDEALAGTVMSLALSARKREVGPPPLAAREAAATLVDLASRPDEAGGGEVALVFGNETVGLSNDEALRCSRLVTIPSNPAYSSLNLGAAVQLLAWEVRMAAYDQRPPESTVATPFSSPAAAFEDVEGFIAHLERVMIDSGFHNPAQPKRLMPKLRRLFARAGLERDEVNILRGLLAAVEAKMAPAKASSPE; this is translated from the coding sequence ATGAACACCGTTCTCACGCCTCTCCTTCCTTCCCCGGGCCCTGTCGAAGCGGCTCTGGCGCGTATCCGCATCGTGTTGTGCCGGCCGAGCCACCCGGGCAACATCGGGGCGGCCGCCCGGGCGATGAAAACCATGGGGCTGACCCGGCTGGTGCTGGTGTCGCCGAAGAGTTTTCCCGATGAAGAGGCCACCACTCGGGCAGCCGGTTCCCAGGACGTGCTGGAAGCCGCTCACGTTTGCGCCACCCTGGACGAGGCCCTGGCCGGCACCGTGATGTCCCTGGCCCTGTCGGCACGCAAGCGCGAAGTGGGGCCGCCGCCCCTGGCTGCCCGGGAGGCGGCGGCGACCCTGGTCGATCTGGCGTCCCGCCCGGACGAGGCAGGGGGAGGTGAGGTGGCCCTGGTGTTCGGCAACGAGACGGTTGGTTTGTCCAACGATGAGGCGCTGCGCTGCAGCCGGCTGGTGACCATTCCCTCCAATCCGGCCTACAGCTCCCTCAACCTGGGGGCCGCGGTGCAGTTGCTCGCCTGGGAGGTGCGCATGGCGGCCTACGACCAGCGTCCGCCGGAATCGACCGTGGCCACGCCGTTTTCGTCGCCGGCGGCGGCGTTCGAGGACGTTGAAGGGTTCATTGCCCATCTGGAACGGGTGATGATCGACAGCGGCTTCCATAACCCTGCCCAGCCCAAACGCCTGATGCCCAAGCTGCGCCGCCTGTTCGCCCGGGCCGGACTTGAGCGAGACGAGGTCAATATCCTGCGCGGATTGCTGGCGGCGGTGGAGGCCAAAATGGCGCCCGCCAAGGCATCGTCCCCGGAATAA
- a CDS encoding cysteine desulfurase family protein, which produces MFAPAYLDHNATTPVAPEVLEAMLPYLREQYGNPSSRHEYGRAARRAVDEAREQVAAAVGAHPTEVVFTSGGSEANNLFLKGATLVGKPGALAVSAIEHPCVIKPAEQLARAGWAVTKIAVDPLGRLCPNAYASALAAHPLLVSVMLANNETGVVQDVAALAAQARAAGAWFHTDAVQALGKMPVDFRALGVAAMTVSSHKIYGPKGAAALVLDKRVDLQPLIAGGGHERGLRSGTENVAAIVGFGHACTLAVAGLARRSEHMRTLRQALETGLVGLGATRFGAEGLDDAARLPNTSYFAFSGIDGETLVGKLDREGFACASGAACSSANPEPSHVLAAMGVDAGLARGAVRVSVGEGNTLADVERFLQTLKQTVERLKSLSTLAA; this is translated from the coding sequence GTGTTCGCCCCCGCTTACCTGGACCACAACGCCACCACCCCGGTCGCTCCCGAGGTGCTGGAGGCCATGCTGCCCTACCTGCGCGAGCAGTACGGCAACCCCTCCAGCCGCCACGAGTACGGCCGGGCGGCGCGCCGGGCAGTGGACGAGGCCCGGGAACAGGTGGCGGCCGCCGTCGGTGCCCATCCCACCGAGGTGGTGTTTACCAGCGGCGGGTCGGAAGCCAACAATCTCTTCCTCAAGGGCGCCACCTTGGTGGGCAAGCCCGGTGCCCTGGCGGTTTCGGCCATCGAGCACCCCTGCGTCATCAAGCCGGCCGAGCAGCTGGCGCGGGCGGGCTGGGCCGTGACCAAGATTGCCGTCGATCCGCTTGGACGCCTGTGCCCCAATGCCTATGCGTCGGCCCTGGCTGCCCATCCGTTGCTGGTGTCGGTGATGCTCGCCAACAACGAAACCGGGGTGGTGCAGGACGTGGCGGCCCTGGCGGCGCAAGCCCGCGCGGCAGGGGCCTGGTTCCACACCGATGCGGTGCAGGCCCTGGGCAAGATGCCGGTGGACTTCCGCGCCCTGGGCGTGGCCGCCATGACGGTTTCGTCGCACAAGATCTACGGCCCCAAGGGCGCGGCGGCCCTGGTACTCGACAAGCGTGTCGATCTCCAGCCCCTGATTGCCGGCGGTGGCCATGAGCGTGGCCTGCGCTCCGGTACCGAGAACGTGGCGGCCATCGTCGGTTTTGGCCATGCCTGCACTTTGGCGGTGGCGGGCCTGGCCCGTCGGAGCGAACACATGCGTACCCTGCGCCAGGCGCTGGAAACGGGCCTGGTCGGCCTGGGGGCGACCCGTTTCGGTGCGGAGGGGCTGGACGATGCGGCGCGCCTGCCCAATACCAGCTACTTTGCGTTTTCCGGCATCGACGGCGAAACCTTGGTGGGCAAGCTCGACCGGGAAGGCTTCGCTTGCGCCAGCGGCGCTGCCTGCTCCTCCGCCAACCCCGAGCCCTCCCATGTGCTCGCGGCGATGGGCGTGGACGCCGGCCTGGCCCGGGGCGCGGTGCGCGTCAGCGTGGGGGAGGGCAACACCCTCGCCGACGTGGAGCGTTTTTTGCAAACCCTAAAACAGACGGTGGAACGCTTGAAAAGCCTATCCACCTTGGCAGCTTGA
- the iscR gene encoding Fe-S cluster assembly transcriptional regulator IscR has translation MRLTTKGRFAVTAMIDLALRGQDGPVTLAGISERQKISLSYLEQLFGKLRRHQLVESVRGPGGGYCMARPLDQVSVADIIRAVDEPLDATQCGGRENCHGEHRCMTHDLWTTLNLKMYEYLSSVFLADLVSQQQARHVDADAAAVAGGVTNIPAASLQRSPAKSMAAV, from the coding sequence ATGCGACTCACCACCAAGGGACGTTTTGCGGTTACGGCCATGATCGACCTGGCCCTGCGCGGTCAGGACGGGCCCGTGACCCTGGCCGGTATCAGCGAACGGCAAAAGATTTCCCTCTCCTACTTGGAACAGCTGTTCGGTAAATTGCGCCGGCACCAGTTGGTGGAGAGCGTGCGCGGTCCCGGAGGCGGTTACTGCATGGCCCGGCCCCTGGATCAGGTTTCCGTAGCCGACATCATCCGTGCGGTAGACGAGCCTCTCGATGCCACCCAGTGCGGCGGACGCGAGAACTGTCACGGCGAGCACCGCTGCATGACCCACGATCTGTGGACCACGCTCAACCTCAAGATGTACGAGTACCTGAGTTCGGTGTTTCTCGCCGATCTGGTTTCCCAGCAGCAGGCCCGCCATGTCGATGCGGACGCTGCTGCGGTGGCCGGCGGCGTGACCAATATCCCGGCTGCGTCGCTGCAGCGTAGCCCGGCCAAATCCATGGCCGCGGTATAA
- the iscX gene encoding Fe-S cluster assembly protein IscX translates to MSGFKWTDTLRIAEELLDAHPDVDPTKVNFVDLMNWVMALPDFADDPKHCGERILEAIQAAWIEEAE, encoded by the coding sequence ATGAGCGGATTCAAGTGGACCGACACCCTGCGCATCGCTGAAGAACTGCTCGATGCGCACCCGGACGTGGACCCGACCAAGGTCAATTTCGTCGACCTGATGAACTGGGTGATGGCATTGCCCGATTTCGCCGACGATCCCAAGCACTGCGGCGAGCGCATCCTGGAGGCCATCCAGGCCGCCTGGATCGAAGAAGCCGAGTAA
- a CDS encoding DUF2237 family protein, producing MSTMSDLPGGGPQLNVFGEPLAPCSGGQGAPRTGFYRTGCCETGPDDLGSHTVCAVMSAEFLEFSKARGNDLSTPRPEYGFPGLKPGDRWCLCAPRWQEAFVAGHAPQVVLAASHYGALQYARLDDLRQFAVQG from the coding sequence ATGAGCACCATGTCCGACCTGCCCGGTGGCGGGCCTCAGCTCAACGTCTTCGGCGAGCCCCTGGCGCCGTGCAGCGGTGGCCAGGGCGCGCCGCGTACCGGCTTCTACCGTACCGGCTGTTGCGAAACCGGGCCCGACGACCTGGGCAGCCACACCGTCTGCGCGGTGATGAGCGCCGAGTTCCTCGAATTCTCCAAAGCCCGGGGCAACGACCTCTCCACCCCCCGCCCCGAATACGGCTTCCCCGGCCTAAAACCCGGCGACCGCTGGTGCCTGTGCGCCCCGCGCTGGCAAGAAGCCTTCGTGGCCGGCCACGCCCCCCAGGTGGTGCTGGCCGCCAGCCACTACGGCGCCCTGCAATACGCCCGCCTCGACGACCTGCGTCAGTTCGCGGTGCAGGGCTGA
- the hscA gene encoding Fe-S protein assembly chaperone HscA, which translates to MALLQIAEPGQSAAPHEHKLAVGIDLGTTNSLVATVRSGMAKVLNDEQGRSMLPSVVRYLPDGSIEVGREAQRHQADDPRNTIASVKRFMGRGLQDIAHAEALPYEFESAPGMVRVRTRAGVKSPVEISAEILKCLKVRAEAALGGDLVGVVITVPAYFDDAQRQATKDAAKLAGLNVLRLLNEPTAAAIAYGLDNNSEGVFAIYDLGGGTFDISILRLAKGVFEVLSTGGDSALGGDDFDHRIYCWMLETAKISPPSAEDARRLMERAREAKEYLTTHDTAPINLRLKSGETVDVVLTTEIFTEISQTLVSKTIQPVKKALRDAGLRPDDIQGVVMVGGATRMPQIQRAVAEYFKQEPLNNLDPDKVVALGAAKQADLLAGNRTSDDDWLLLDVIPLSLGLETMGGLTEKIIPRNSTIPIARAQEFTTFKDGQTALAVHVVQGERELVSDCRSLARFELHGIPPMVAGAPRIRVTFQVDADGLLSVTARETISGVEASVTVKPSYGLSDDEITTMLQDSMAHAKDDAFLRALTESRVEAQRLIEATQVALAEDAHLLNPAEREKIDQALAKLQDVLQGDNRRTINLTMDALVDSTNEFAARRMDQSIRRALAGKKVTEVAESALGGAAAGEEKQ; encoded by the coding sequence ATGGCCCTTCTCCAGATCGCCGAACCCGGCCAGTCCGCCGCCCCTCACGAACACAAGCTCGCCGTGGGCATCGACCTGGGTACCACCAATTCCCTGGTCGCTACCGTGCGTAGCGGCATGGCCAAGGTGCTCAACGACGAGCAGGGCCGCTCCATGCTGCCCTCGGTGGTGCGCTACCTGCCCGACGGCAGCATCGAAGTGGGCCGGGAGGCCCAGCGCCACCAGGCCGACGATCCGCGCAACACCATCGCCTCGGTCAAGCGCTTCATGGGTCGCGGCCTGCAGGACATCGCCCACGCCGAAGCGCTGCCCTACGAATTCGAATCGGCCCCGGGCATGGTCCGGGTGCGCACCCGGGCTGGGGTGAAGAGCCCGGTGGAAATTTCCGCGGAAATCCTCAAGTGCTTGAAGGTGCGCGCCGAAGCCGCCCTGGGCGGCGATCTGGTGGGTGTGGTGATCACCGTGCCCGCCTACTTCGACGATGCCCAGCGCCAGGCGACCAAGGACGCCGCCAAGCTGGCCGGCCTGAACGTGCTGCGCCTGCTCAACGAACCCACCGCGGCGGCCATCGCCTATGGCCTGGACAACAACTCCGAGGGTGTCTTCGCCATCTACGATCTGGGCGGTGGCACCTTCGACATTTCGATCCTGCGCCTGGCCAAGGGCGTGTTCGAGGTGCTGTCCACCGGCGGCGATTCGGCCCTGGGCGGCGACGATTTTGACCACCGCATCTATTGCTGGATGCTGGAGACCGCCAAGATCAGCCCGCCGTCGGCTGAGGACGCCCGCCGCCTGATGGAGCGCGCCCGGGAGGCCAAGGAATACCTGACCACCCACGACACCGCGCCGATCAACCTGCGCCTGAAGAGTGGCGAGACGGTGGACGTGGTGCTGACCACCGAAATCTTCACCGAGATTTCCCAGACCCTGGTGTCCAAGACCATCCAGCCGGTCAAGAAGGCCTTGCGCGACGCCGGCCTGCGCCCGGACGACATCCAGGGCGTGGTGATGGTGGGCGGTGCCACCCGCATGCCGCAGATCCAGCGCGCCGTGGCCGAGTACTTCAAGCAGGAACCGCTCAACAACCTGGACCCGGACAAGGTGGTGGCCCTGGGCGCCGCCAAGCAGGCCGACCTGCTCGCCGGCAACCGCACCAGCGACGACGACTGGCTGCTGCTCGACGTGATCCCCCTGTCCCTGGGCCTGGAAACCATGGGCGGGCTTACCGAGAAGATCATCCCGCGCAACTCCACCATCCCCATCGCCCGGGCCCAGGAATTCACCACCTTCAAGGACGGCCAGACCGCCCTGGCGGTGCACGTGGTGCAGGGCGAGCGCGAACTGGTGTCCGATTGCCGTTCCCTGGCCCGCTTCGAGCTGCACGGCATTCCCCCCATGGTGGCCGGCGCGCCGCGCATTCGCGTCACCTTTCAGGTGGATGCCGACGGCCTGCTTTCGGTGACCGCCCGGGAGACCATCTCCGGCGTGGAAGCCAGCGTCACCGTCAAGCCGTCCTACGGCCTGAGCGACGACGAGATCACCACCATGCTGCAGGACTCCATGGCCCACGCCAAGGACGACGCCTTCCTACGAGCCCTGACCGAATCCCGGGTGGAAGCCCAACGCTTGATCGAAGCGACCCAGGTCGCCCTGGCGGAAGATGCCCACCTGCTCAACCCGGCTGAACGAGAAAAAATCGACCAGGCGCTGGCCAAGCTTCAGGACGTGCTGCAAGGGGACAACCGTCGCACCATCAACCTGACCATGGACGCGCTGGTGGATTCGACCAACGAATTCGCCGCCCGCCGCATGGACCAATCCATCCGCCGCGCCCTGGCCGGCAAGAAAGTGACCGAAGTAGCCGAAAGCGCCTTGGGCGGCGCTGCGGCCGGAGAAGAAAAGCAATGA
- a CDS encoding IscS subfamily cysteine desulfurase: MLKLPIYLDYSATTPVDPRVAEKMIPYLVENFGNPASRSHSFGWTAEAAVEEAREQVAALVGADAKEIVWTSGATESNNLAIKGAAHFYSGKGKHLITVKTEHKAVLDTMRELERQGFEVTYLDVQDNGLLDLDVFKAAIRPDTILASVMFVNNEIGVVQPIAELGEICRAKGVIFHVDSAQATGKVDIDLDKLKVDLMSFSAHKTYGPKGIGALYVRRKPRIRLEAQMHGGGHERGMRSGTLATHQIVGMGEAFRIAKEEMAAENVRIATLQQRLLKGLTDMQEVYVNGDLEHRVPHNLNISFAYVEGESMIMAVKDLAVSSGSACTSASLEPSYVLRALGRNDELAHSSIRFSIGRFTTEEEIDYTIDLMHKKIGKLRELSPLWEMVQEGIDLNTVQWAAH; this comes from the coding sequence ATGCTGAAACTGCCGATTTACCTGGACTATTCGGCCACCACCCCGGTGGATCCCCGGGTCGCGGAAAAGATGATCCCCTACCTGGTGGAGAATTTCGGCAACCCCGCTTCCCGTTCCCACTCCTTCGGCTGGACTGCCGAAGCGGCGGTGGAAGAGGCCCGCGAGCAGGTGGCTGCGCTGGTGGGGGCCGATGCCAAGGAAATCGTGTGGACCTCCGGCGCCACCGAGTCGAACAACCTGGCGATCAAAGGGGCGGCCCATTTCTATTCCGGCAAGGGTAAGCACCTGATCACGGTGAAGACCGAGCACAAGGCTGTGCTCGACACCATGCGCGAACTGGAGCGCCAGGGCTTCGAGGTCACCTACCTGGACGTTCAGGACAACGGCCTGCTCGACCTGGACGTGTTCAAGGCGGCGATCCGTCCCGACACCATCCTTGCCTCGGTGATGTTCGTGAACAACGAAATCGGCGTGGTTCAGCCCATCGCCGAGCTCGGCGAGATCTGCCGTGCCAAGGGCGTGATCTTCCACGTGGATTCCGCCCAGGCCACCGGCAAGGTGGATATCGACCTGGACAAGCTCAAGGTCGATCTGATGAGCTTCTCTGCCCACAAGACCTACGGCCCCAAGGGCATTGGCGCCCTGTACGTGCGCCGCAAGCCGCGTATCCGCCTGGAAGCCCAGATGCACGGTGGCGGCCATGAGCGCGGCATGCGTTCTGGCACCCTGGCCACCCACCAGATCGTCGGCATGGGCGAGGCCTTCCGTATCGCCAAAGAAGAGATGGCGGCCGAGAACGTCCGCATCGCCACGCTGCAGCAGCGCCTGCTGAAGGGTCTCACCGATATGCAGGAAGTCTATGTGAACGGCGATCTGGAGCACCGGGTGCCCCACAACCTGAACATTTCCTTCGCCTACGTCGAAGGCGAATCGATGATCATGGCGGTCAAGGACCTGGCCGTGTCGTCCGGCTCCGCCTGCACCTCGGCCTCCCTGGAACCGTCCTACGTGCTGCGTGCCCTGGGCCGCAACGACGAACTGGCCCACAGCTCGATCCGCTTCTCCATCGGCCGCTTCACCACCGAGGAAGAGATCGACTACACCATTGACCTGATGCACAAGAAGATCGGCAAGCTGCGCGAGCTCTCTCCCCTCTGGGAGATGGTGCAAGAAGGCATCGACCTGAACACCGTGCAGTGGGCTGCCCACTAA